The segment TTATTTTGGATTGTTCGTCTCCATAATATGCATCAACTTACAGGAAAAAAAATTCAGTTACATATGCCAGCCGCCATTAAGGGATAAAACTTGTCCTGTCATATAGGAAGAACTGTCTGAAAGGAGAAATAACACACTTTCTGCTACTTCCGCTGCACTTCCTAGCCTGCCCATGGGGATTTCCTCTGTCATCCATTCCTTTTCTTCTGCAGTAAACATACTAAGCATTTTTGTGTCAATTGCTCCTGGTGCAACTGCATTTACGCGGATACCATTTCTCGCCATCTCCTTGCTTAATGCTTTAATAAAGGCTATTTGGGCACCTTTTACTGTAGAATAAGCAACCTCCATGGAAGCACCAACCTGTCCCCATATGGAGGAAACGGCAATAATACTGCCAGCTTGCTTTTGCGTCAGTTTGGGCAGCAGCTCCCTTGTTATCGATATAAGTGAGGCAACATGGAGGTTCCAGAGCTGATCAAGCGTCTCATCCTGTAAATCAGCTAGCATTCCATACACACTGACACCACTCGCATACACAATTCCATCAAGTGCAAAAATAGAGCTTGTTACATGTCTATAGGCATCACGTTTGCTTAAATCAGCCTTGATTGGAATATATTCCTGTCCATATTGTGATATGTCGTTTAATAATATGCGGAGACTCTCCTCATTTTTGTGATAATGCAAGTATAAAGAATAGCCTTTACTTGCCAAAAGCTTTGCGACACTTGCACCGATTTCTCCAGTTGCACCTGTTATTAAAATATGTTTCCCCATTGTTTTCCTCCGAAATTCGATTTATGTACAGCAAAAAAGGAAGTGGGCGAACCCAATTCCTTTACAACTTTACAATCGGTTATGCCTTTGGCACAACCTGACATACAGTCATTCTGTTCTCGTCAATAAAACGCTGTGCAGCAGCTTGTATGTCTTCTACGGTAATTTGCTCCATTGTTCCAACAACATCAAATAAGTTCATGCCATTAAAGGAATACCTTGTAAACTGGTTTGCAATATACTCAGGCGAGTTTACTGCTCTTAAAAATGCACCAATTCGTTTCTTTTTTGTTCT is part of the Niallia taxi genome and harbors:
- the ymfI gene encoding elongation factor P 5-aminopentanone reductase; this translates as MGKHILITGATGEIGASVAKLLASKGYSLYLHYHKNEESLRILLNDISQYGQEYIPIKADLSKRDAYRHVTSSIFALDGIVYASGVSVYGMLADLQDETLDQLWNLHVASLISITRELLPKLTQKQAGSIIAVSSIWGQVGASMEVAYSTVKGAQIAFIKALSKEMARNGIRVNAVAPGAIDTKMLSMFTAEEKEWMTEEIPMGRLGSAAEVAESVLFLLSDSSSYMTGQVLSLNGGWHM